One genomic region from Reichenbachiella ulvae encodes:
- a CDS encoding TetR/AcrR family transcriptional regulator, which produces MGRDGKPTRDKILAVSKALIYENGFAGTSVDAILSKTGITKGAFFYHFKTKAELALVLIHDFAETDLKELDRVLNDTNQYLDQPKQRLIEFVQRFINMFSGLEEPPGCLYASVSNEQNQFNDEIKKVVSDTMLKWRIALEDMIDKVLENHDTAIAINKESLADQFNVIIEGAFIVSKALNDPTLIAKQLVHYRNYLELLFKT; this is translated from the coding sequence ATGGGAAGAGATGGAAAACCGACAAGGGACAAGATATTAGCTGTGTCAAAGGCTTTGATATATGAAAATGGATTTGCAGGTACATCTGTAGATGCCATACTTTCTAAAACCGGTATCACCAAGGGTGCATTTTTTTATCACTTCAAAACGAAAGCTGAGCTCGCACTTGTTCTTATACATGACTTTGCTGAAACTGACCTAAAGGAATTAGACCGTGTGCTGAACGATACCAATCAATATCTTGACCAGCCAAAGCAGCGATTAATAGAATTTGTTCAACGTTTTATCAATATGTTTTCCGGCCTGGAGGAACCTCCTGGTTGCTTGTATGCGTCAGTAAGCAATGAGCAAAATCAATTCAATGACGAGATCAAAAAAGTGGTCAGCGATACGATGCTCAAGTGGCGGATTGCTCTCGAAGATATGATCGATAAAGTTTTAGAGAATCATGATACTGCGATAGCCATAAATAAAGAGTCTCTCGCCGATCAATTTAACGTTATCATCGAGGGAGCCTTTATTGTTTCCAAAGCCTTGAATGATCCTACTCTAATAGCCAAGCAACTCGTACACTATCGAAACTATCTTGAATTACTATTTAAGACTTAA
- a CDS encoding GFA family protein: MEYLGSCLCKGIKFKVTGDFESFYLCHCRYCRKDTGSAHAANLFSSTAKLEWMKTETEIKIFQPHKSNHVKAFCTNCGSALPNLQMDGKLLVVPAGCLDTKLEQRPNAHIFISNKASWDDSLEETNKFGRFPE; encoded by the coding sequence ATGGAATACTTGGGTTCTTGTTTATGCAAGGGAATAAAATTTAAAGTTACAGGTGACTTTGAGAGTTTTTATTTGTGCCATTGCAGATATTGTAGGAAAGACACAGGGTCTGCTCATGCTGCGAATTTGTTTTCCTCTACAGCTAAACTAGAATGGATGAAAACGGAAACTGAAATTAAAATATTTCAACCACACAAGAGTAATCATGTGAAAGCCTTTTGTACAAATTGCGGTTCAGCTCTGCCCAATTTGCAAATGGACGGTAAACTTTTAGTAGTTCCAGCAGGTTGTTTAGATACAAAATTAGAACAAAGACCTAATGCACATATCTTTATCTCAAACAAAGCAAGTTGGGATGATTCGTTGGAAGAAACAAATAAATTTGGACGCTTCCCAGAATAA
- a CDS encoding DUF3137 domain-containing protein, with the protein MEQLQTVYTETREVLNTLYQKRRQTLFYQKIMWGVFGIYLVFMMLILGSGYLPDADKGFFSLLKHLRPNAMHPYINMYLLGGMLVLLYPTTLVFARAFQKFKIKEDETMARVVRRLFPMVEFTQGAKSPAKEVVRSKLFAWIKEDAPIYSYGQIRSKTNDTEVNITDLGIAENNVANKLLNTLMHIPVLNMFGVLYQNVFKNLFSGKLADNTQYSYRGMFCWLNFKKKLNGHTVVLPKNQKAKLDRWVSFNFREEQEVHLEDPRFTERFVVYGTDQVEARYVLSSSIMERVVSLNQKFDRPIMMSFENRQLYLAVENENGLFSFSSGKLEDVAVLEELANDIDTALHIPQALF; encoded by the coding sequence ATGGAGCAGCTACAGACCGTCTATACGGAAACCCGTGAAGTCCTGAACACCCTTTACCAAAAGAGGAGACAAACCCTCTTTTATCAGAAAATCATGTGGGGTGTTTTTGGCATTTATCTGGTGTTTATGATGTTGATTTTGGGCAGTGGATATCTCCCTGATGCAGACAAGGGTTTCTTCTCTCTGCTGAAACACCTTCGGCCCAATGCCATGCATCCCTATATCAATATGTACCTGTTGGGAGGGATGTTGGTGCTCTTGTATCCTACCACATTGGTGTTTGCCAGGGCTTTTCAAAAGTTTAAAATCAAGGAAGACGAAACTATGGCCAGAGTGGTCAGGAGATTGTTTCCTATGGTCGAATTTACGCAAGGTGCCAAGAGCCCGGCCAAAGAGGTCGTCAGGAGCAAACTTTTCGCCTGGATAAAAGAGGATGCACCCATCTATAGCTATGGGCAGATCAGAAGCAAGACAAACGACACGGAGGTTAACATCACCGACCTTGGCATTGCTGAAAACAATGTGGCCAACAAACTACTCAACACCCTCATGCACATTCCTGTCCTGAATATGTTCGGGGTGCTATACCAAAATGTGTTTAAGAACCTATTTTCGGGAAAGTTGGCAGACAATACCCAGTATTCTTACCGGGGTATGTTCTGCTGGCTGAATTTTAAAAAGAAACTGAATGGACACACGGTGGTGTTGCCTAAAAATCAGAAAGCGAAACTAGATCGATGGGTCAGCTTTAACTTTCGCGAAGAACAGGAAGTGCATCTGGAGGATCCGAGATTTACCGAAAGGTTCGTTGTATATGGGACGGATCAGGTAGAGGCTCGCTATGTTTTGTCTTCGTCGATTATGGAGCGTGTGGTTAGCTTGAATCAAAAATTTGATCGTCCTATCATGATGTCTTTTGAAAATAGGCAACTGTACTTAGCGGTGGAAAATGAAAACGGATTGTTCTCATTTTCATCGGGAAAACTGGAGGATGTAGCGGTATTGGAAGAATTGGCCAATGACATTGATACGGCGTTGCATATTCCTCAAGCACTTTTTTGA
- a CDS encoding DUF1266 domain-containing protein, translating to MLENLPWYSYVIFAIAAASYAYRYFKIGKEEYDAPDLVKAKFNRSPNSQLNDEQLFAVAFYTPISEWWKADSNTLSFLTAKEVQPYLEGWGIDTPEGYWGLTEYFMKDGRRWYFDFIFHMIQNEPKENWDQLMEGKFGQNERAERYLKHLSTGETLSVLKQKGILTFDSEMQLGVAGYDAAILTGQARKAFTAKLISEEEAWKVISFARKLALETFSSWEEFGKSFALGFALDMREDYHTYKEEVFHLYKQVLEDDNSPWNTIDWPAR from the coding sequence ATGTTAGAAAACTTACCCTGGTACAGCTATGTCATTTTCGCTATAGCTGCCGCCTCTTACGCCTATCGCTATTTCAAAATCGGGAAAGAGGAATATGATGCCCCGGACCTGGTCAAAGCCAAATTTAACCGATCGCCGAACAGCCAGCTGAACGATGAGCAGCTCTTTGCCGTGGCGTTTTACACGCCTATTTCAGAGTGGTGGAAAGCGGACTCAAATACCTTGTCCTTTTTGACTGCAAAAGAGGTGCAGCCTTATTTGGAAGGCTGGGGCATTGACACCCCAGAGGGGTACTGGGGACTTACCGAGTATTTTATGAAAGATGGTCGCCGTTGGTATTTCGATTTTATATTCCACATGATTCAAAATGAACCAAAGGAGAATTGGGACCAATTGATGGAAGGGAAATTTGGTCAAAACGAACGTGCTGAGCGTTATTTGAAGCACTTGAGTACAGGTGAAACTTTGAGTGTGTTAAAGCAAAAAGGGATTCTCACTTTTGATTCCGAAATGCAGCTGGGTGTTGCGGGTTATGATGCCGCTATTTTAACGGGGCAGGCGCGCAAGGCATTTACGGCCAAGCTCATCTCAGAGGAAGAAGCCTGGAAGGTGATCAGTTTTGCAAGAAAGTTGGCCTTAGAGACCTTCTCTTCCTGGGAGGAATTTGGAAAGAGTTTTGCCCTTGGTTTTGCCCTGGATATGAGAGAGGACTACCACACCTACAAGGAAGAAGTATTCCACCTTTACAAACAAGTGCTGGAAGACGACAACAGCCCCTGGAACACCATAGATTGGCCCGCTCGATAA
- a CDS encoding LemA family protein, whose amino-acid sequence MEIIIITSALVLLAIIGIMINNRIIAKKNQVQQAYGSIEIYLKKRFDLIPNLIAMLKKYLAHEKEILLSITELRSKVDDASAANEKIKASNELTHLMSGLNISIESYPDLKADKQFSNIEFELSDIEDQISAARRAYNAAVTRYNDTIQMFPASMIASIRKDRTHELLEIPQSDQKEIHINQLLN is encoded by the coding sequence ATGGAAATCATAATCATCACTTCGGCTCTGGTGCTACTTGCCATCATAGGCATCATGATCAACAACCGAATCATCGCCAAAAAGAATCAGGTGCAACAGGCCTATGGAAGCATTGAGATCTATCTCAAAAAGCGTTTCGATCTGATTCCAAACCTCATAGCTATGCTGAAAAAGTACCTGGCTCATGAGAAGGAAATCCTACTGAGCATCACTGAACTGCGCAGTAAGGTGGATGACGCCTCAGCAGCCAATGAAAAAATCAAGGCCTCCAATGAGTTGACTCATCTAATGAGTGGGTTAAACATCAGTATAGAAAGCTATCCTGATTTAAAGGCAGATAAGCAATTCTCCAATATTGAATTTGAACTATCAGATATTGAAGATCAAATCTCTGCCGCTCGTCGGGCTTACAATGCTGCGGTGACCCGATATAACGACACCATACAAATGTTTCCCGCCAGCATGATTGCCAGCATTCGAAAGGATCGAACCCACGAACTACTAGAGATCCCCCAATCGGATCAAAAAGAAATTCATATTAATCAACTGTTAAACTAA